A genomic segment from Streptomyces antibioticus encodes:
- a CDS encoding sensor histidine kinase — MTRRLLLSYLSLTLLLLLGLEVPLGYYFARGEISRFTGDGRHSAEILAGILEQRVERQEAADVPALVTDFVHRSGSHAVVVDADGRLLTDSRDTLAPGTDLSAEPGIAAALRDRTLSTTREDLAGSGDTYTVTVPCSSGADVRCAVRVSYPVAPVTSRIQRTWLALALIGLGVLVAVAAIALALAHWVTRPVRALERATAELADGSLKDPPTITQGPPELRRLASTFTRTARRLQHLLQAQRAFASEASHQLKTPLTALRLRLENFEPYLDPRAHDSLDEAVGEVERLGRMVQGLLALARLENSGSTPEPADLDAVVADRALTWAAFAAEHSVDIAVTGERAGRVWAIPGALEQVVDNLLSNALRVSPPGTTITLAKRPAGDARTGGAELHVIDQGPGMTESERARAFDRFWRAADSYHDGTGLGLPIVQQLTRAGGGDVVLHAAPGGGLDAVVRLRTVEERHPAPQRGARSAARRARVSAF, encoded by the coding sequence GTGACCCGCCGTCTCCTGCTCAGCTATCTCAGCCTCACCCTCCTGCTCCTGCTCGGTCTGGAAGTGCCGCTCGGCTACTACTTCGCGCGCGGCGAGATCTCCCGCTTCACCGGCGACGGCCGCCACTCGGCCGAGATCCTGGCGGGGATCCTCGAACAACGGGTCGAACGGCAGGAGGCGGCCGACGTCCCCGCGCTGGTGACCGACTTCGTCCACCGGTCCGGCAGCCACGCCGTCGTCGTGGACGCCGACGGCAGGCTCCTCACCGACTCCCGCGACACCCTCGCCCCCGGCACGGACCTGTCCGCCGAGCCCGGTATCGCCGCCGCGCTGCGCGACCGCACCCTCTCCACGACCCGCGAGGACCTCGCCGGGAGCGGCGACACCTACACCGTCACCGTGCCGTGCTCGTCCGGGGCCGACGTCCGCTGCGCGGTGCGCGTCTCCTATCCCGTCGCCCCGGTGACCTCCCGGATCCAGCGCACCTGGCTGGCCCTGGCCCTGATCGGCCTGGGCGTGCTGGTGGCCGTGGCGGCGATCGCCCTGGCGCTGGCCCACTGGGTCACCCGTCCCGTACGGGCCCTGGAACGCGCCACCGCCGAACTCGCCGACGGCAGCCTCAAGGACCCGCCCACCATCACCCAGGGGCCGCCCGAACTGCGCCGCCTCGCCTCCACGTTCACCCGGACCGCACGGCGGCTGCAGCATCTGCTCCAGGCCCAGCGGGCGTTCGCCTCCGAGGCCTCCCACCAGCTCAAGACCCCGCTGACCGCGTTGCGGCTGCGGCTGGAGAACTTCGAGCCCTACCTCGACCCGCGCGCCCACGACAGCCTGGACGAGGCGGTCGGAGAGGTGGAGCGGCTCGGCCGTATGGTGCAGGGGCTGCTCGCGCTGGCCCGGCTGGAGAACTCCGGGAGCACGCCGGAGCCCGCCGACCTGGACGCCGTCGTCGCCGACCGGGCGCTGACCTGGGCCGCGTTCGCCGCCGAGCACTCCGTCGACATCGCGGTGACCGGGGAGCGGGCCGGCCGGGTGTGGGCGATCCCCGGCGCCCTGGAGCAGGTCGTGGACAACCTGCTCTCCAACGCGCTGCGGGTGTCGCCCCCGGGAACCACCATCACGCTCGCCAAGAGACCCGCAGGGGACGCGCGGACGGGCGGGGCCGAACTGCATGTGATCGACCAGGGGCCCGGGATGACCGAGTCCGAGCGCGCCCGCGCCTTCGACCGTTTCTGGCGGGCCGCCGACTCCTACCACGACGGCACGGGACTCGGCCTGCCCATCGTCCAGCAGCTCACCCGGGCCGGCGGCGGTGACGTGGTGCTCCACGCCGCGCCCGGCGGCGGCCTGGACGCCGTCGTCCGGCTGCGGACCGTCGAGGAACGGCACCCGGCACCGCAGCGCGGCGCACGGTCCGCGGCCCGCAGGGCGAGGGTGTCGGCGTTCTGA
- a CDS encoding response regulator transcription factor translates to MRVLLIEDDDRVAGPLTEGLSRFGFTVDRARSGAEGLAAGEPDTVLLDLGLPDMDGIEVCRALRSRSQVPIIMITARSDEVDRVLGLEIGADDYVSKPFGVRELIARIRAVSRRTQFGHPGRAAAGHPGRGEYAAFPGSAGPPAPPLSQTQARPPSSWPSSPDAAAFVQRIGPLTIDRRTHQVHLDGTPIALSPKEYDLLACLAGDPGAVCTRQHILDIVWQPNYFGPTKTLDVHIAALRRKLGDSAWIDTIRGVGFRLRPPAGAPAAVPGWPGPEQDAR, encoded by the coding sequence ATGCGTGTCTTGCTGATCGAGGACGACGACCGGGTCGCCGGTCCGCTGACCGAGGGGCTGAGCCGCTTCGGATTCACCGTCGACCGTGCCCGCTCCGGGGCGGAGGGACTGGCCGCGGGGGAGCCCGACACGGTCCTGCTGGACCTGGGGCTGCCCGACATGGACGGCATCGAGGTGTGCCGGGCGCTGCGGTCCCGCTCCCAGGTGCCCATCATCATGATCACCGCGAGGAGCGACGAGGTCGACCGCGTCCTCGGCCTGGAGATCGGCGCCGACGACTATGTGTCCAAGCCGTTCGGCGTCCGGGAGCTCATCGCCAGGATCCGGGCCGTCAGCCGCCGTACGCAGTTCGGCCACCCGGGCCGGGCCGCCGCTGGCCACCCCGGCCGGGGCGAGTACGCCGCGTTCCCCGGGTCCGCGGGGCCGCCCGCGCCGCCGCTGTCCCAGACCCAGGCCCGGCCGCCCTCGTCCTGGCCGTCCTCGCCCGACGCGGCCGCCTTCGTCCAGCGGATCGGCCCGCTGACGATCGACCGCCGCACCCACCAGGTCCATCTGGACGGCACCCCGATCGCGCTGTCGCCGAAGGAGTACGACCTGCTGGCCTGTCTGGCGGGCGACCCCGGAGCCGTCTGCACCCGGCAGCACATCCTGGACATCGTGTGGCAGCCGAACTACTTCGGCCCGACCAAGACGCTCGACGTGCACATCGCCGCGCTGCGCCGCAAGCTCGGCGACTCCGCCTGGATCGACACCATCCGCGGCGTGGGATTCCGGCTCCGGCCGCCCGCCGGCGCGCCCGCGGCCGTCCCCGGGTGGCCGGGGCCCGAACAGGACGCTCGGTGA
- the aceE gene encoding pyruvate dehydrogenase (acetyl-transferring), homodimeric type translates to MTDPHAIQPSELDQLPDRDPEETAEWQASLDAVAKAAGPHRAAYLMRRTLERAEGNGVALPKLLETDYVNTIPTAAEPSAPGDEEMERKITAWNRWNAAAMVTRGAKHGVGGHIATFASAAWLYETGFNHFFKGKEADGSGDQLYIQGHASPGIYARAFLDGRLNETHLDNFRQESGGNGLPSYPHPRRLPWLWEFPTVSMGLGPLSAIYQARFNRYLTNRGIKDVSASHVWAFLGDGEMDEPESTAALALASREGLDNLTFVINCNLQRLDGPVRANFKIVQELEAQFRGAGWNVVKTLWGTAWDELFRLDTTGALVRRLREVPDAQVQTYQTRDAAYIRQDFFGKDPALVEMAKLLSDDKILECFHLSRGGHEARKVYAAYRAALEFKGAPTVILAQTVKGHTLGAGFASKNANHQMKKLSVDEFKAMRDLLELPIADSAFADGQVPYGHPGAGSPEVRYLQERRAALGGPAPARRVHPVGPLPAPAEKAFASFDKGSGSQNVATTMAFVRLIKDLVRDKETGRRWVPIVPDEARTFGMESLFPSLGIYSPKGQTYEPVDRDQLMYYKEAKNGQILNEGITEAGSMADFIAASTSYATHGEAMIPFYIFYSMFGWQRTADQMWQLGDQLGRGFLVGATAGRTTLTGEGLQHADGHSPVIAATNPAALSYDPAFAYEVAAIVKDGLRRMYGEAAPGEDPDVFYYLTVYNEPLPQPAKPGGQGVDEGIVKGLYRFNTAESAGLSPAANAPRIQLLGSGTAIHWALQAQKLLAEEWGVAADVWSATSWTELRRDALEADAALLRGEERVPFVRQALNGAEGPVLAVSDYMRQVPDQIAQWVEQDWSSLGADGFGLSDTRAAARRHFGVDAESIVVAALAQLARRGEVKATAVKEARERYGL, encoded by the coding sequence ATGACCGACCCCCACGCCATCCAGCCGAGCGAGCTCGACCAGCTCCCGGACCGCGACCCCGAGGAGACCGCCGAATGGCAGGCCTCACTGGACGCGGTCGCCAAGGCGGCCGGCCCGCACCGTGCCGCGTACCTGATGCGCCGCACGCTGGAGCGCGCGGAGGGCAACGGCGTCGCGCTGCCCAAGCTGCTCGAGACCGACTACGTCAACACCATCCCGACCGCCGCCGAGCCGTCCGCGCCCGGTGACGAGGAGATGGAGCGGAAGATCACCGCGTGGAACCGTTGGAACGCGGCCGCGATGGTCACCCGGGGCGCCAAACACGGCGTCGGCGGCCACATCGCCACCTTCGCCTCGGCGGCCTGGCTCTACGAGACCGGCTTCAACCACTTCTTCAAGGGCAAGGAGGCCGACGGCTCGGGCGACCAGCTCTACATCCAGGGCCACGCCTCCCCCGGCATCTACGCCCGCGCCTTCCTCGACGGCCGGCTGAACGAGACCCACCTCGACAACTTCCGGCAGGAGTCCGGCGGCAACGGCCTCCCGTCCTACCCGCACCCGCGGCGGCTGCCCTGGCTGTGGGAGTTCCCGACGGTGTCGATGGGTCTCGGCCCGCTGTCGGCGATCTACCAGGCACGCTTCAACCGCTATCTGACCAACCGCGGCATCAAGGACGTCTCCGCGTCCCACGTCTGGGCCTTCCTCGGCGACGGCGAGATGGACGAGCCCGAGTCGACGGCGGCGCTCGCACTGGCCTCCCGCGAGGGTCTGGACAACCTGACCTTCGTCATCAACTGCAACCTCCAGCGCCTCGACGGCCCGGTCCGCGCGAACTTCAAGATCGTGCAGGAGCTGGAGGCCCAGTTCCGCGGCGCCGGCTGGAACGTCGTCAAGACGCTGTGGGGCACCGCCTGGGACGAGCTGTTCCGGCTCGACACCACGGGCGCGCTGGTCCGCCGGCTGCGCGAGGTGCCGGACGCCCAGGTGCAGACGTACCAGACGCGCGACGCCGCCTACATCCGCCAGGACTTCTTCGGCAAGGACCCGGCGCTCGTCGAGATGGCGAAGCTGCTGAGCGACGACAAGATCCTGGAGTGTTTCCACCTCTCCCGCGGTGGCCACGAGGCACGCAAGGTGTACGCCGCGTACCGGGCCGCGCTGGAGTTCAAGGGCGCGCCGACCGTGATCCTGGCCCAGACGGTCAAGGGCCACACCCTCGGTGCGGGCTTCGCCTCGAAGAACGCCAACCACCAGATGAAGAAGCTCTCGGTGGACGAGTTCAAGGCGATGCGCGACCTGCTGGAGCTGCCGATCGCGGACAGCGCGTTCGCCGACGGCCAGGTCCCCTACGGCCACCCCGGCGCCGGCTCCCCCGAGGTCCGCTACCTCCAGGAGCGCCGCGCGGCGCTCGGCGGTCCGGCCCCGGCCCGCCGCGTCCACCCGGTGGGCCCGCTGCCGGCCCCCGCCGAGAAGGCGTTCGCCTCCTTCGACAAGGGCTCCGGCTCGCAGAACGTGGCCACCACCATGGCCTTCGTCCGTCTGATCAAGGACCTGGTCCGCGACAAGGAGACGGGCCGGCGCTGGGTGCCGATCGTCCCCGACGAGGCGCGCACCTTCGGCATGGAGTCGCTCTTCCCGTCGCTCGGGATCTACTCCCCCAAGGGCCAGACGTACGAGCCGGTCGACCGTGACCAGCTCATGTACTACAAGGAGGCCAAGAACGGCCAGATCCTCAACGAGGGGATCACCGAGGCCGGTTCGATGGCCGACTTCATCGCCGCTTCGACGTCGTACGCGACGCACGGCGAGGCGATGATCCCGTTCTACATCTTCTACTCGATGTTCGGCTGGCAGCGCACGGCCGACCAGATGTGGCAGCTCGGCGACCAGCTCGGCCGCGGCTTCCTGGTCGGTGCCACGGCGGGCCGTACGACGCTGACGGGCGAGGGCCTCCAGCACGCCGACGGGCACTCCCCGGTGATCGCCGCCACCAACCCGGCCGCCCTCAGCTACGACCCGGCGTTCGCCTACGAGGTCGCCGCGATCGTCAAGGACGGTCTGCGCCGGATGTACGGCGAGGCCGCCCCGGGCGAGGACCCGGACGTCTTCTACTACCTGACCGTCTACAACGAGCCGCTGCCGCAGCCCGCCAAGCCGGGCGGCCAGGGTGTCGACGAGGGCATCGTCAAGGGTCTGTACCGCTTCAACACGGCGGAGTCGGCGGGGCTCAGCCCGGCCGCCAACGCCCCGCGCATCCAGCTCCTCGGCTCCGGTACGGCGATCCACTGGGCGCTCCAGGCGCAGAAGCTGCTCGCCGAGGAGTGGGGCGTGGCCGCCGACGTGTGGTCCGCGACCTCCTGGACGGAGCTGCGGCGCGACGCGCTGGAGGCCGACGCGGCCCTGCTGCGCGGTGAGGAGCGGGTGCCGTTCGTCCGTCAGGCGCTGAACGGCGCCGAGGGCCCGGTCCTCGCGGTGTCCGACTACATGCGCCAGGTCCCGGACCAGATCGCGCAGTGGGTCGAGCAGGACTGGTCCTCGCTGGGCGCGGACGGCTTCGGCCTCTCCGACACGCGGGCGGCGGCCCGCCGGCACTTCGGTGTCGACGCGGAGTCGATCGTCGTCGCGGCGCTGGCGCAGCTCGCCCGGCGCGGTGAGGTCAAGGCGACCGCGGTGAAGGAGGCCCGGGAGCGCTACGGCCTGTAA
- a CDS encoding helix-turn-helix transcriptional regulator yields MRAARLIKMVLLLQSRPAMTAAELAQELEVSERTVTRDAQALSEAGVPVYAERGRTGGYRLVGGYRTRLTGLARGEAEALFLSGVPGALREMGLEDVASAARLKVSAALLPALRDAPRAAAQRFHLDAPAWFREPEVPRLLAVVADAVWDDRCVSVRYARGDEEVARELEPYGLVLKAGVWYLCARVADAGVFRTYRIDRFVAVKVLKDRFSRDESFDLPGFWDAQAERFARSILRAEVVVRLSAAGVRALPHAVDPVAARDALARAGEPDARGWVTLTLGVESEDVAHTQLTALGAEAEVVSPASLRARFARDAARLAELYGT; encoded by the coding sequence ATGCGCGCTGCCCGCCTCATCAAGATGGTGCTGCTCCTCCAGTCCCGGCCGGCCATGACCGCGGCCGAGCTCGCCCAGGAACTGGAGGTGTCCGAGCGGACCGTGACCCGGGACGCCCAGGCCCTGTCGGAGGCCGGGGTGCCGGTCTACGCGGAGCGCGGGCGCACCGGTGGATACCGGCTGGTCGGCGGGTACCGGACCCGGCTGACCGGGCTGGCCCGGGGCGAGGCCGAGGCGCTGTTCCTGAGCGGGGTGCCGGGGGCGCTCAGGGAGATGGGTCTGGAGGACGTGGCGTCGGCGGCCCGGCTGAAGGTGTCGGCCGCGCTGCTGCCGGCGTTGCGGGACGCGCCGCGGGCGGCGGCGCAGCGGTTCCATCTGGACGCGCCGGCCTGGTTCCGGGAGCCGGAGGTGCCCCGGCTGCTGGCGGTGGTGGCGGACGCGGTGTGGGACGACCGGTGTGTGAGCGTCCGGTACGCGCGCGGGGACGAGGAGGTGGCGCGGGAGCTGGAGCCGTACGGGCTCGTGCTGAAGGCGGGGGTCTGGTACCTGTGCGCGCGGGTGGCCGACGCGGGGGTCTTCCGGACGTACCGGATCGACCGGTTCGTCGCCGTGAAGGTTCTGAAGGATCGTTTCAGCAGAGACGAGTCCTTCGATCTGCCCGGCTTCTGGGACGCGCAGGCGGAACGGTTCGCCCGGTCGATCCTGCGGGCCGAGGTCGTGGTGCGGCTCTCGGCGGCGGGGGTGCGCGCGCTGCCGCACGCCGTGGATCCGGTGGCCGCGCGCGACGCCCTGGCGCGGGCCGGGGAGCCGGACGCGCGCGGGTGGGTGACGCTCACCCTGGGCGTGGAGTCGGAGGACGTGGCGCACACCCAGCTCACCGCGCTCGGCGCCGAGGCGGAGGTGGTCTCCCCCGCCTCGCTGCGGGCCCGGTTCGCACGGGACGCGGCCCGGCTCGCGGAGCTGTACGGCACGTGA
- a CDS encoding DUF4240 domain-containing protein has translation MDETEFWELVDAAREGAEGDPEDQADLLVDRLARLDPESVLDFARHFEARYGRAYTWDLWGAAWVLLDGASDDAFDFFRCWLIGQGRDVFEGAVHDPDALADLLGEFDEELDGDGEDLGYAADEAYEQLTGTVAPDLGIPPAPAEPEGTPVDFENERALAERYPRLWSRFKD, from the coding sequence ATGGACGAGACGGAGTTCTGGGAGCTGGTGGACGCCGCCCGCGAGGGCGCCGAGGGCGACCCGGAGGACCAGGCCGACCTGCTCGTGGACCGGCTGGCCCGGCTCGATCCCGAGTCCGTGCTCGACTTCGCCCGGCACTTCGAGGCCCGTTACGGCCGTGCCTACACCTGGGACCTGTGGGGGGCCGCCTGGGTGCTGCTCGACGGCGCCAGCGACGACGCCTTCGACTTCTTCCGCTGCTGGCTGATCGGGCAGGGCCGGGACGTCTTCGAGGGCGCGGTGCACGATCCGGACGCGCTCGCCGATCTGCTGGGCGAGTTCGACGAGGAGCTGGACGGCGACGGCGAGGACCTCGGCTACGCGGCCGACGAGGCGTACGAGCAGCTCACCGGCACCGTCGCCCCCGATCTGGGCATCCCGCCCGCCCCGGCCGAACCCGAGGGCACCCCGGTCGACTTCGAGAACGAGCGGGCGCTCGCCGAGCGGTATCCCCGGCTGTGGAGCCGCTTCAAGGACTGA
- a CDS encoding peptidoglycan recognition protein family protein codes for MCVKRPVHRRSGGTRRRRPPRIPGPLLVLLACLPGLAAVTALGLCASGVDRVATAGLAARAVAQDAARPAAAAHTAAKPRIVPRTVWLDDASRRSQPPPRYDDKVVAVFVHHTDSPNGYDCADAPRIIRYLYAGQTGARDWDDIGYNFLVDKCGTVYEGRAGGVDRPVTGAHTQGFNHRTAGIAALGTFTAGVPVPQAMVDAIAAVAAWKLGMADVDPRTDVRLTSSNSLSRYRSGVTATLPALAGHQDGYMTSCPGAALSARLPEIRQTAARLQGRPVTAP; via the coding sequence ATGTGTGTCAAGCGACCGGTCCACCGCCGATCAGGGGGAACCCGAAGGCGGCGCCCGCCCCGGATACCGGGCCCGCTCCTGGTGCTGCTGGCCTGTCTGCCGGGCCTCGCCGCCGTCACCGCCCTGGGCCTGTGCGCGAGCGGCGTCGACCGCGTCGCCACCGCCGGCCTCGCCGCGCGCGCCGTGGCCCAGGACGCCGCCCGCCCCGCCGCGGCCGCCCACACCGCCGCCAAGCCGCGGATCGTGCCCCGCACGGTGTGGCTGGACGACGCCAGCCGCCGCAGCCAGCCCCCGCCGCGCTACGACGACAAGGTCGTCGCCGTCTTCGTGCACCACACCGACTCGCCCAACGGCTACGACTGCGCCGACGCCCCGCGCATCATCCGCTACCTGTACGCCGGCCAGACCGGCGCCCGGGACTGGGACGACATCGGCTACAACTTCCTGGTCGACAAGTGCGGCACCGTCTACGAGGGCCGCGCGGGCGGGGTCGACCGGCCCGTCACCGGCGCCCACACCCAGGGCTTCAACCACCGCACGGCCGGGATCGCCGCGCTGGGCACCTTCACCGCCGGGGTGCCCGTCCCGCAGGCGATGGTGGACGCCATAGCGGCGGTCGCCGCCTGGAAGCTCGGCATGGCCGACGTGGACCCGCGCACCGACGTCCGGCTGACGTCCAGCAACAGCCTCAGCCGCTACCGGTCCGGAGTCACCGCCACCCTGCCCGCCCTCGCCGGGCACCAGGACGGCTACATGACGAGCTGCCCCGGCGCCGCGCTCTCGGCCCGCCTCCCGGAGATCCGGCAGACCGCCGCCCGCCTCCAGGGCCGCCCGGTGACCGCACCCTGA
- a CDS encoding MarP family serine protease → MDLLDILLVLAILAYAGSGYRRGLVAGCVSLAGFVGGAAVGVWVLPWLMDLVTPGTTAATVTAVFTVLVPAVVGHELAGRLALRLRRELDRGPLRVADGIGGAAANALAVLIVAWVAASVLAASSSPLVTSAIRDSRLLGAVQDAMPDTTPAWFSDATSALTQAGFPQVFNPFENESTAEVAKPTGDSVTARATNAAKLSTVKIEGVAGDQGREGSGFVYAREHVMTNAHVVAGIDDPTVKVGGVGQPYDARVVLFDPDKDVAVLYVPKLEAPLLRFDDDAKRGAEAVVAGYPQDGDLDLQAATVANRVKATGRNIYNDEIVTREIYSIRSTVRPGNSGGPLLTTDGKVYGVVFARSTSDDETGYVLTAAEVAADAKRAATATRPVDTGRLTSS, encoded by the coding sequence GTGGACCTGCTCGACATCCTGCTGGTGCTGGCGATCCTGGCCTACGCCGGCTCGGGCTACCGGCGCGGACTGGTGGCCGGCTGTGTCTCGCTGGCCGGCTTCGTGGGCGGGGCGGCGGTGGGTGTGTGGGTGCTGCCCTGGCTGATGGACCTGGTGACCCCGGGGACGACGGCGGCGACGGTGACGGCGGTGTTCACGGTCCTGGTCCCGGCGGTGGTGGGGCACGAGCTGGCGGGCCGGCTGGCGCTGCGGCTGCGGCGCGAGCTGGACCGGGGGCCGCTTCGCGTCGCCGACGGCATAGGCGGGGCCGCGGCGAACGCGCTGGCGGTGCTGATCGTGGCGTGGGTGGCGGCGAGCGTGCTGGCCGCGTCCTCGTCGCCGCTGGTGACCTCGGCGATCCGGGACTCCCGGCTGCTCGGCGCCGTGCAGGACGCGATGCCGGACACCACCCCGGCCTGGTTCTCGGACGCCACCTCGGCGCTCACCCAGGCGGGTTTCCCGCAGGTCTTCAACCCGTTCGAGAACGAGTCGACGGCCGAGGTCGCCAAGCCCACCGGCGACAGCGTCACCGCGCGCGCGACGAACGCGGCCAAGCTGAGCACCGTCAAGATCGAGGGCGTCGCGGGCGACCAGGGCCGCGAGGGCAGCGGGTTCGTGTACGCGCGTGAGCATGTGATGACCAACGCGCACGTGGTGGCCGGCATCGACGACCCGACGGTGAAGGTCGGCGGGGTCGGACAGCCGTACGACGCGCGGGTGGTGCTGTTCGACCCGGACAAGGACGTGGCCGTGCTGTACGTGCCGAAGCTGGAGGCGCCGCTGCTGCGCTTCGACGACGACGCGAAACGCGGCGCGGAGGCGGTGGTGGCGGGCTATCCGCAGGACGGCGACCTCGACCTCCAGGCGGCGACCGTCGCGAACCGGGTGAAGGCGACCGGCCGGAACATCTACAACGACGAGATCGTCACCCGCGAGATCTACTCGATCCGCTCCACGGTCCGCCCCGGCAACTCCGGCGGACCCCTGCTGACCACCGACGGCAAGGTGTACGGCGTGGTGTTCGCCCGCTCCACCTCGGACGACGAGACGGGGTACGTGCTGACGGCCGCCGAGGTCGCCGCCGACGCGAAGCGGGCGGCGACGGCGACGAGGCCGGTGGACACCGGCCGCCTCACCAGCTCCTGA
- a CDS encoding GNAT family N-acetyltransferase: protein MSGSSAPSAPSAPRVRPAVLADGDVLALIDRVTWSPLHAVTPEPQPPYADFFDARHPPEEYLVAESGGRVVGYVRLGRSTPLDCNAHVRQIQGLAVADEARGRGVGRALVRAAVEETRRRGARRLTLRVLGHNAPARRLYESEGFAVEGVLPGEFLLAGEYVDDVLMGRAV from the coding sequence ATGTCCGGATCCAGTGCACCCAGTGCACCCAGCGCACCTCGTGTTCGTCCCGCTGTCCTCGCCGACGGTGATGTGCTCGCTCTCATCGACCGGGTCACCTGGTCGCCCCTGCACGCCGTCACACCGGAGCCGCAGCCGCCCTACGCCGACTTCTTCGACGCGCGGCATCCGCCCGAGGAGTACCTGGTCGCCGAGAGCGGCGGGCGGGTCGTGGGGTATGTGCGGCTCGGGCGGTCCACCCCGCTCGACTGCAACGCGCACGTCCGCCAGATCCAGGGCCTCGCCGTCGCCGACGAGGCGCGCGGCCGGGGCGTCGGGCGGGCGCTGGTCCGCGCGGCCGTCGAGGAGACCCGGCGGCGCGGCGCCCGCCGGCTCACGCTGCGCGTCCTCGGCCACAACGCCCCGGCCCGCCGGCTGTACGAATCCGAGGGGTTCGCCGTGGAGGGCGTCCTGCCGGGGGAGTTCCTGCTGGCCGGGGAGTACGTGGACGACGTGCTGATGGGGCGGGCGGTGTGA
- a CDS encoding TIGR01777 family oxidoreductase — MAQERRRIVVAGASGLIGGALVRSLAADGHEVVRLVRHAPRGEREVRWDPERGRVDAAGLDGCDALVNLAGAGVGDRRWTDAYKRRIHDSRVHATAGLAKAVAALDEPPRVWVNGSAMGFYGETGDRVVDEDAPAGSGFLPELCVEWEAAADPARDAGVRTVFTRTGLVVARDGGAWGRLFPLFRAGLGGRLGDGRQYWSYIALHDEVAAIRHLLDRDDLSGPFNLTAPEPLTNREITEAMGRVLHRPTVFAVPAPVLRAALGEMAGDVLGSARVVPRRLLESGFVFAFPGIEDAIRAA, encoded by the coding sequence ATGGCTCAGGAGCGTAGGCGGATCGTGGTGGCCGGGGCGTCCGGTCTGATCGGGGGTGCTCTGGTGCGGTCGCTGGCCGCCGACGGGCACGAGGTGGTGCGGCTGGTGCGGCATGCGCCGCGGGGCGAGCGGGAGGTGCGGTGGGACCCCGAGCGGGGGCGCGTGGACGCGGCGGGGCTCGACGGGTGCGACGCGCTGGTCAATCTGGCGGGGGCCGGCGTCGGGGACCGGCGCTGGACGGACGCCTACAAGCGGCGCATCCACGACAGCCGGGTGCACGCCACGGCGGGCCTCGCGAAGGCCGTCGCCGCGCTCGACGAGCCGCCGCGGGTGTGGGTGAACGGCAGCGCGATGGGCTTCTACGGCGAGACCGGCGACCGGGTCGTGGACGAGGACGCGCCCGCCGGGAGCGGGTTCCTGCCGGAGCTGTGCGTGGAGTGGGAGGCGGCCGCGGATCCGGCCCGGGACGCCGGGGTGCGCACGGTGTTCACCCGGACCGGGCTGGTGGTGGCGCGCGACGGCGGCGCGTGGGGGCGGCTGTTCCCGCTCTTCCGCGCCGGGCTCGGCGGACGGCTGGGCGACGGCCGCCAGTACTGGTCGTACATCGCGCTGCACGACGAGGTGGCCGCGATCCGGCATCTGCTGGACCGTGACGATCTGTCGGGCCCCTTCAACCTGACCGCGCCCGAGCCGCTGACGAACCGTGAGATCACCGAGGCGATGGGCCGGGTGCTGCACCGGCCGACCGTGTTCGCGGTGCCGGCCCCGGTGCTGCGCGCGGCGCTGGGCGAGATGGCCGGGGACGTGCTGGGCAGCGCGCGGGTGGTGCCGAGGCGGCTCCTGGAGTCGGGGTTCGTCTTCGCGTTCCCGGGGATCGAGGACGCGATCCGGGCGGCGTGA